In Mucilaginibacter inviolabilis, a genomic segment contains:
- a CDS encoding glycosyltransferase family 2 protein, with protein MSISIPELLVNDRFITPGDQEKIKHFSERSGMSYAKIALNFGYISRKNYERSLNNAGFTFAPVREEAFDTEILKKIDLKFANDHIALPLRIENNKVVTLMSDPSNQLFIEFIKFTYDLEPHIIVASDLDITWLSHKLLGEKYVKASVFELLRRDPESSASTTFTSAQLITIFIIISITAIGLVLNFKNTSIIINVIISTVFLIAIVFKLFLALVGSRFELHQAVTKTDVRDIVESSLPVYTILLPVYKEDKLIKKLIWNLQSLDYPREQLDIKLLIEEDDDRTLQAVQNLDFPGVFEVIVVPFHLPKTKPKACNYGLHFSKGKYLTIYDAEDIPDTDQLKKVVALFAKLPQNYICVQSALNYFNRNENFLTRMFTLEYSYWFDYMLPGLDTLDIPIPLGGTSNHFKMDALVELGAWDPFNVTEDADLGVRAYAKGYKISIINSTTYEEANNEPFNWIRQRSRWIKGYMQTYLVHMRNPAALVRKIGWRGFWGFNFFIGATSATFLAYPLLLAIFISYLIFDFSTIRSLFPDWVLFMAIFNLMVGNILMIYINMMAVFKRRYFELILFAIANPVYWLMHSAAAYMGLYQLIVKPFYWEKTNHGLSKVNNPTNVIK; from the coding sequence ATGAGTATTTCTATTCCTGAACTTTTGGTTAACGACAGGTTCATCACACCAGGCGATCAGGAAAAAATCAAGCATTTTTCGGAACGCTCGGGGATGTCATACGCCAAGATAGCCCTTAACTTTGGGTATATTTCACGTAAAAATTACGAGCGCTCTTTAAACAACGCGGGCTTTACTTTTGCACCGGTAAGAGAAGAAGCTTTTGATACCGAAATACTGAAAAAGATCGATCTGAAATTTGCTAACGATCATATTGCTTTACCACTCCGCATCGAAAATAATAAGGTAGTAACCTTAATGAGCGATCCGAGCAACCAACTGTTTATTGAGTTTATCAAGTTTACTTATGATCTGGAGCCCCACATCATTGTAGCCAGCGACCTGGACATCACCTGGTTAAGCCATAAACTACTTGGCGAAAAATATGTAAAGGCTTCGGTGTTTGAGCTTTTAAGGCGCGACCCTGAAAGTTCGGCATCCACTACCTTTACCAGTGCGCAACTCATTACTATTTTTATTATCATCAGCATTACAGCTATAGGCCTGGTGTTGAATTTTAAAAATACATCCATCATTATCAACGTAATTATCAGTACGGTTTTCCTGATCGCTATTGTTTTTAAACTGTTTCTGGCGCTTGTGGGTTCGCGTTTTGAGTTGCACCAGGCTGTAACCAAAACCGATGTACGGGACATTGTAGAAAGCAGTTTGCCGGTTTACACTATATTGCTGCCCGTTTATAAAGAAGATAAGCTGATCAAAAAATTGATCTGGAACTTACAGAGTTTGGATTATCCCCGTGAACAGTTGGATATTAAATTGTTGATTGAAGAGGATGATGACAGAACGCTTCAAGCGGTTCAAAATCTTGATTTTCCCGGAGTTTTTGAAGTAATTGTGGTACCATTTCACCTGCCTAAAACCAAGCCTAAAGCTTGCAACTATGGTTTGCATTTCTCAAAAGGTAAATACCTTACCATTTATGATGCCGAGGATATCCCCGATACGGATCAGCTCAAAAAGGTGGTAGCGCTTTTTGCCAAACTACCGCAAAATTACATCTGTGTACAAAGTGCGCTAAACTACTTTAACCGGAACGAGAACTTCCTGACCCGCATGTTTACACTGGAGTACTCCTATTGGTTTGATTATATGCTTCCTGGGCTGGATACATTGGATATCCCTATTCCGCTGGGGGGCACCAGCAATCATTTTAAAATGGATGCGCTGGTAGAATTAGGCGCCTGGGATCCGTTTAACGTAACCGAAGATGCCGATTTGGGTGTACGCGCTTATGCCAAAGGTTATAAAATATCCATCATTAACTCCACCACTTACGAGGAGGCTAACAACGAGCCTTTTAACTGGATACGTCAACGTTCGCGCTGGATTAAGGGCTATATGCAAACTTACCTGGTACACATGCGTAACCCGGCAGCTCTTGTCCGCAAAATTGGATGGCGGGGATTCTGGGGATTCAATTTTTTTATAGGCGCCACATCAGCTACCTTTTTGGCTTACCCCCTTTTACTGGCCATATTTATCAGCTACCTTATATTTGATTTTTCGACCATACGTTCGCTTTTCCCGGATTGGGTATTGTTTATGGCGATATTTAACCTGATGGTTGGTAACATCCTGATGATATATATCAACATGATGGCGGTATTTAAGCGCAGGTATTTTGAATTGATATTATTTGCCATTGCCAACCCGGTTTATTGGTTAATGCATTCGGCAGCCGCTTATATGGGTTTGTACCAGTTAATAGTAAAGCCCTTTTACTGGGAAAAAACCAATCACGGATTAAGTAAAGTTAATAACCCAACAAACGTTATTAAATAA